A single genomic interval of Aphidius gifuensis isolate YNYX2018 linkage group LG6, ASM1490517v1, whole genome shotgun sequence harbors:
- the LOC122858683 gene encoding protein alan shepard isoform X5, translating into MSVRMENVGGPRKLNYKMMGTNGPRPTYTGANNGNAGGNAGGGGIGVGPTTGGHGLKGAGPRGGNPVQYRASGGAGTWGAAPSHVAAAAAAAAAAAAVAYPQYTRYPNAANAGQMPGQQLPPTANPYAATAYAQHTTYGGQRVPTASSPANTNSSSSSATGSQSGTMSTNLSNNAVQGQQSEQLSKTNLYIRGLSQNTTDKDLVNMCSAYGTITSTKAILDKNTNKCRGYGFVDFESPVAAEGAVKALVAKGIQAQMAKVGIWLHRRLASVRWLCMQQQEQDPTNLYIANLPLNFKENDVEGLLAQHGQVISTRILRDTCGQSKGVGFARMESKEKCEQIIQMFNGKVLQGSKDALLVKFADGGNKKKPYKSSLWREAGDNMTLNYDTSGVGQNGVPTAHMLPAATLAQYSRHYGQAVPGYTVPGAPWVTPYVLQTGPPHMQQMMPTGDPNNPQYSMLPQLATQMSALHLGNASYIAASPHPYSYTTYPPPSIIHTMPIGDSEQTSNAASPDDSYQQYQAQQPK; encoded by the exons ATGTCGGTCAGAATGGAGAATGTTGGGGGACCGCGGAAGCTAAACTACAAAATGATG ggtaCAAATGGACCTAGACCAACATATACTGGTGCAAATAATGGTAATGCTGGTGGTAatgctggtggtggtggtattgGTGTTGGACCAACAACTGGTGGACATGGTTTAAAAGGTGCTGGACCACGTGGTGGTAATCCAGTACAATATCGTGCAAGTGGTGGTGCTGGTACATGGGGTGCTGCACCATCACATGTTGCTGCTGCCGCGGccgctgctgctgctgctgctgctgttgcatATCCACAATATACAAGATATCCAAATGCTGCTAATGCAGGACAAATGCCTGGTCAACAATTACCACCAACTGCAAATCCATATGCAGCAACAGCTTATGCTCAACATACAAcg TATGGAGGACAACGAGTACCAACAGCATCATCACCAGCAAATACAAATAGCAGCTCAAGCAGTGCAACTGGTAGTCAAAGTGGTACAATGAGTACAAATTTGAGTAATAATGCTGTACAAGGACAACAATCAGAACAATTGTCTAAAACAAATCTTTATATACGTGGTTTAAGCCAAAATACAACAGACAAAGATCTTGTTAATATGTGCTCAGC GTATGGAACAATCACATCTACCAAGGCCATCCTggacaaaaatacaaataaatgtaGAG GCTATGGATTTGTCGACTTTGAATCACCGGTGGCGGCTGAGGGTGCTGTTAAAGCACTGGTCGCCAAGGGCATCCAAGCACAGATGGCGAAAGTGGGTATCTGGTTGCATCGTAGACTGGCCAGTGTACGTTGGTTGTGCATGCAA CAACAGGAGCAGGATCCAACCAATCTTTACATTGCAAATTTGCCATTGAATTTTAAGGAGAATGATGTTGAGGGTTTACTTGCTCAACATGGTCAAGTTATTTCAACAAGAATATTACGTGATACTTGTGGACAAAGTAAAGGTGTTGGTTTTGCaag aATGGAATCTAAAGAAAAATGtgaacaaataatacaaatgtttAATGGAAAAGTTCTTCAAGGTAGTAAAGATGCACTGTTGGTTAAATTTGCTGATGgcggaaataaaaaaaaaccatataaaaGTTCATTATGGCGTGAAGCTGGcgat aacaTGACATTGAATTATGATACATCTGGAGTTGGACAAAATGGTGTTCCAACAGCTCACATGTTACCAGCAGCAACATTGGCACAATACAGTCGTCATTATGGTCAAGCAGTACCTGGTTATACTGTACCAGGTGCACCATGGGTAACACCATATGTTTTACAAACTGGACCACCACATATGCAACAG ATGATGCCAACGGGTGATCCAAATAATCCACAGTACAGTATGCTACCACAATTAGCAACTCAAATGTCAGCACTTCATCTTGGTAATGCATCa TATATTGCTGCAAGTCCACATCCATATTCTTACACAACTTATCCACCACCAAGTATAATTCACACAATGCCAATTGGTGATTCTGAACAAACTAGCAATGCTGCATCTCCAGATGATTCTTATCAACAGTATCAGGCACAACAACCAAAATAG
- the LOC122858683 gene encoding protein alan shepard isoform X16: MSVRMENVGGPRKLNYKMMGTNGPRPTYTGANNGNAGGNAGGGGIGVGPTTGGHGLKGAGPRGGNPVQYRASGGAGTWGAAPSHVAAAAAAAAAAAAVAYPQYTRYPNAANAGQMPGQQLPPTANPYAATAYAQHTTYGGQRVPTASSPANTNSSSSSATGSQSGTMSTNLSNNAVQGQQSEQLSKTNLYIRGLSQNTTDKDLVNMCSAYGTITSTKAILDKNTNKCRGYGFVDFESPVAAEGAVKALVAKGIQAQMAKVGIWLHRRLASEQDPTNLYIANLPLNFKENDVEGLLAQHGQVISTRILRDTCGQSKGVGFARMESKEKCEQIIQMFNGKVLQGSKDALLVKFADGGNKKKPYKSSLWREAGDNMTLNYDTSGVGQNGVPTAHMLPAATLAQYSRHYGQAVPGYTVPGAPWVTPYVLQTGPPHMQQVDMMPTGDPNNPQYSMLPQLATQMSALHLGNASYIAASPHPYSYTTYPPPSIIHTMPIGDSEQTSNAASPDDSYQQYQAQQPK; encoded by the exons ATGTCGGTCAGAATGGAGAATGTTGGGGGACCGCGGAAGCTAAACTACAAAATGATG ggtaCAAATGGACCTAGACCAACATATACTGGTGCAAATAATGGTAATGCTGGTGGTAatgctggtggtggtggtattgGTGTTGGACCAACAACTGGTGGACATGGTTTAAAAGGTGCTGGACCACGTGGTGGTAATCCAGTACAATATCGTGCAAGTGGTGGTGCTGGTACATGGGGTGCTGCACCATCACATGTTGCTGCTGCCGCGGccgctgctgctgctgctgctgctgttgcatATCCACAATATACAAGATATCCAAATGCTGCTAATGCAGGACAAATGCCTGGTCAACAATTACCACCAACTGCAAATCCATATGCAGCAACAGCTTATGCTCAACATACAAcg TATGGAGGACAACGAGTACCAACAGCATCATCACCAGCAAATACAAATAGCAGCTCAAGCAGTGCAACTGGTAGTCAAAGTGGTACAATGAGTACAAATTTGAGTAATAATGCTGTACAAGGACAACAATCAGAACAATTGTCTAAAACAAATCTTTATATACGTGGTTTAAGCCAAAATACAACAGACAAAGATCTTGTTAATATGTGCTCAGC GTATGGAACAATCACATCTACCAAGGCCATCCTggacaaaaatacaaataaatgtaGAG GCTATGGATTTGTCGACTTTGAATCACCGGTGGCGGCTGAGGGTGCTGTTAAAGCACTGGTCGCCAAGGGCATCCAAGCACAGATGGCGAAAGTGGGTATCTGGTTGCATCGTAGACTGGCCAGT GAGCAGGATCCAACCAATCTTTACATTGCAAATTTGCCATTGAATTTTAAGGAGAATGATGTTGAGGGTTTACTTGCTCAACATGGTCAAGTTATTTCAACAAGAATATTACGTGATACTTGTGGACAAAGTAAAGGTGTTGGTTTTGCaag aATGGAATCTAAAGAAAAATGtgaacaaataatacaaatgtttAATGGAAAAGTTCTTCAAGGTAGTAAAGATGCACTGTTGGTTAAATTTGCTGATGgcggaaataaaaaaaaaccatataaaaGTTCATTATGGCGTGAAGCTGGcgat aacaTGACATTGAATTATGATACATCTGGAGTTGGACAAAATGGTGTTCCAACAGCTCACATGTTACCAGCAGCAACATTGGCACAATACAGTCGTCATTATGGTCAAGCAGTACCTGGTTATACTGTACCAGGTGCACCATGGGTAACACCATATGTTTTACAAACTGGACCACCACATATGCAACAGGTCGAC ATGATGCCAACGGGTGATCCAAATAATCCACAGTACAGTATGCTACCACAATTAGCAACTCAAATGTCAGCACTTCATCTTGGTAATGCATCa TATATTGCTGCAAGTCCACATCCATATTCTTACACAACTTATCCACCACCAAGTATAATTCACACAATGCCAATTGGTGATTCTGAACAAACTAGCAATGCTGCATCTCCAGATGATTCTTATCAACAGTATCAGGCACAACAACCAAAATAG
- the LOC122858683 gene encoding protein alan shepard isoform X9, producing MSVRMENVGGPRKLNYKMMGTNGPRPTYTGANNGNAGGNAGGGGIGVGPTTGGHGLKGAGPRGGNPVQYRASGGAGTWGAAPSHVAAAAAAAAAAAAVAYPQYTRYPNAANAGQMPGQQLPPTANPYAATAYAQHTTYGGQRVPTASSPANTNSSSSSATGSQSGTMSTNLSNNAVQGQQSEQLSKTNLYIRGLSQNTTDKDLVNMCSAYGTITSTKAILDKNTNKCRGYGFVDFESPVAAEGAVKALVAKGIQAQMAKVGIWLHRRLASQQEQDPTNLYIANLPLNFKENDVEGLLAQHGQVISTRILRDTCGQSKGVGFARMESKEKCEQIIQMFNGKVLQGSKDALLVKFADGGNKKKPYKSSLWREAGDNMTLNYDTSGVGQNGVPTAHMLPAATLAQYSRHYGQAVPGYTVPGAPWVTPYVLQTGPPHMQQMMPTGDPNNPQYSMLPQLATQMSALHLGNASYIAASPHPYSYTTYPPPSIIHTMPIGDSEQTSNAASPDDSYQQYQAQQPK from the exons ATGTCGGTCAGAATGGAGAATGTTGGGGGACCGCGGAAGCTAAACTACAAAATGATG ggtaCAAATGGACCTAGACCAACATATACTGGTGCAAATAATGGTAATGCTGGTGGTAatgctggtggtggtggtattgGTGTTGGACCAACAACTGGTGGACATGGTTTAAAAGGTGCTGGACCACGTGGTGGTAATCCAGTACAATATCGTGCAAGTGGTGGTGCTGGTACATGGGGTGCTGCACCATCACATGTTGCTGCTGCCGCGGccgctgctgctgctgctgctgctgttgcatATCCACAATATACAAGATATCCAAATGCTGCTAATGCAGGACAAATGCCTGGTCAACAATTACCACCAACTGCAAATCCATATGCAGCAACAGCTTATGCTCAACATACAAcg TATGGAGGACAACGAGTACCAACAGCATCATCACCAGCAAATACAAATAGCAGCTCAAGCAGTGCAACTGGTAGTCAAAGTGGTACAATGAGTACAAATTTGAGTAATAATGCTGTACAAGGACAACAATCAGAACAATTGTCTAAAACAAATCTTTATATACGTGGTTTAAGCCAAAATACAACAGACAAAGATCTTGTTAATATGTGCTCAGC GTATGGAACAATCACATCTACCAAGGCCATCCTggacaaaaatacaaataaatgtaGAG GCTATGGATTTGTCGACTTTGAATCACCGGTGGCGGCTGAGGGTGCTGTTAAAGCACTGGTCGCCAAGGGCATCCAAGCACAGATGGCGAAAGTGGGTATCTGGTTGCATCGTAGACTGGCCAGT CAACAGGAGCAGGATCCAACCAATCTTTACATTGCAAATTTGCCATTGAATTTTAAGGAGAATGATGTTGAGGGTTTACTTGCTCAACATGGTCAAGTTATTTCAACAAGAATATTACGTGATACTTGTGGACAAAGTAAAGGTGTTGGTTTTGCaag aATGGAATCTAAAGAAAAATGtgaacaaataatacaaatgtttAATGGAAAAGTTCTTCAAGGTAGTAAAGATGCACTGTTGGTTAAATTTGCTGATGgcggaaataaaaaaaaaccatataaaaGTTCATTATGGCGTGAAGCTGGcgat aacaTGACATTGAATTATGATACATCTGGAGTTGGACAAAATGGTGTTCCAACAGCTCACATGTTACCAGCAGCAACATTGGCACAATACAGTCGTCATTATGGTCAAGCAGTACCTGGTTATACTGTACCAGGTGCACCATGGGTAACACCATATGTTTTACAAACTGGACCACCACATATGCAACAG ATGATGCCAACGGGTGATCCAAATAATCCACAGTACAGTATGCTACCACAATTAGCAACTCAAATGTCAGCACTTCATCTTGGTAATGCATCa TATATTGCTGCAAGTCCACATCCATATTCTTACACAACTTATCCACCACCAAGTATAATTCACACAATGCCAATTGGTGATTCTGAACAAACTAGCAATGCTGCATCTCCAGATGATTCTTATCAACAGTATCAGGCACAACAACCAAAATAG
- the LOC122858683 gene encoding protein alan shepard isoform X15 yields MSVRMENVGGPRKLNYKMMGTNGPRPTYTGANNGNAGGNAGGGGIGVGPTTGGHGLKGAGPRGGNPVQYRASGGAGTWGAAPSHVAAAAAAAAAAAAVAYPQYTRYPNAANAGQMPGQQLPPTANPYAATAYAQHTTYGGQRVPTASSPANTNSSSSSATGSQSGTMSTNLSNNAVQGQQSEQLSKTNLYIRGLSQNTTDKDLVNMCSAYGTITSTKAILDKNTNKCRGYGFVDFESPVAAEGAVKALVAKGIQAQMAKQQEQDPTNLYIANLPLNFKENDVEGLLAQHGQVISTRILRDTCGQSKGVGFARMESKEKCEQIIQMFNGKVLQGSKDALLVKFADGGNKKKPYKSSLWREAGDNMTLNYDTSGVGQNGVPTAHMLPAATLAQYSRHYGQAVPGYTVPGAPWVTPYVLQTGPPHMQQMMPTGDPNNPQYSMLPQLATQMSALHLGNASYIAASPHPYSYTTYPPPSIIHTMPIGDSEQTSNAASPDDSYQQYQAQQPK; encoded by the exons ATGTCGGTCAGAATGGAGAATGTTGGGGGACCGCGGAAGCTAAACTACAAAATGATG ggtaCAAATGGACCTAGACCAACATATACTGGTGCAAATAATGGTAATGCTGGTGGTAatgctggtggtggtggtattgGTGTTGGACCAACAACTGGTGGACATGGTTTAAAAGGTGCTGGACCACGTGGTGGTAATCCAGTACAATATCGTGCAAGTGGTGGTGCTGGTACATGGGGTGCTGCACCATCACATGTTGCTGCTGCCGCGGccgctgctgctgctgctgctgctgttgcatATCCACAATATACAAGATATCCAAATGCTGCTAATGCAGGACAAATGCCTGGTCAACAATTACCACCAACTGCAAATCCATATGCAGCAACAGCTTATGCTCAACATACAAcg TATGGAGGACAACGAGTACCAACAGCATCATCACCAGCAAATACAAATAGCAGCTCAAGCAGTGCAACTGGTAGTCAAAGTGGTACAATGAGTACAAATTTGAGTAATAATGCTGTACAAGGACAACAATCAGAACAATTGTCTAAAACAAATCTTTATATACGTGGTTTAAGCCAAAATACAACAGACAAAGATCTTGTTAATATGTGCTCAGC GTATGGAACAATCACATCTACCAAGGCCATCCTggacaaaaatacaaataaatgtaGAG GCTATGGATTTGTCGACTTTGAATCACCGGTGGCGGCTGAGGGTGCTGTTAAAGCACTGGTCGCCAAGGGCATCCAAGCACAGATGGCGAAA CAACAGGAGCAGGATCCAACCAATCTTTACATTGCAAATTTGCCATTGAATTTTAAGGAGAATGATGTTGAGGGTTTACTTGCTCAACATGGTCAAGTTATTTCAACAAGAATATTACGTGATACTTGTGGACAAAGTAAAGGTGTTGGTTTTGCaag aATGGAATCTAAAGAAAAATGtgaacaaataatacaaatgtttAATGGAAAAGTTCTTCAAGGTAGTAAAGATGCACTGTTGGTTAAATTTGCTGATGgcggaaataaaaaaaaaccatataaaaGTTCATTATGGCGTGAAGCTGGcgat aacaTGACATTGAATTATGATACATCTGGAGTTGGACAAAATGGTGTTCCAACAGCTCACATGTTACCAGCAGCAACATTGGCACAATACAGTCGTCATTATGGTCAAGCAGTACCTGGTTATACTGTACCAGGTGCACCATGGGTAACACCATATGTTTTACAAACTGGACCACCACATATGCAACAG ATGATGCCAACGGGTGATCCAAATAATCCACAGTACAGTATGCTACCACAATTAGCAACTCAAATGTCAGCACTTCATCTTGGTAATGCATCa TATATTGCTGCAAGTCCACATCCATATTCTTACACAACTTATCCACCACCAAGTATAATTCACACAATGCCAATTGGTGATTCTGAACAAACTAGCAATGCTGCATCTCCAGATGATTCTTATCAACAGTATCAGGCACAACAACCAAAATAG